The region GATGGGTGGTAGGGAGGAAGGAATACCAAGGGGCCGTTTCCCACCTGTCAGACCATCACAGATGAAAAGTGTGAGAACTTGGTGTATTCTTGAGGGTCTGCAGGAACAAATTCTCGTTTGCTCTGTCAAGAGTggaaatgagggaattccctggtggtccagtggttaggactcctcgttTCCACTgctgtgggtttgatccctggttggggaactaagatcctacaagccgtgtagcacagccaaaaaaaaaaaatggaaatgacccAGCCCAATGGAAGGGACCAGACGAAGCTGAAGAAATCGCCCTGAAACCCAGCAATTCTCCTTCTAGCAAATAAGCCTTCCAGGAATGATACCTATGCAGTGTTATTTATTCATCAAAGCACTCTTATAACAGCAATcagttggaaacaacctagatgtccagcCACAGGGGATTCACTGAATAGAGAATGGCCATTCTCAGCATGAAATATTATGCAGATATGCAAAAGAATAAGGTAGCCCCAATGCTGACAGTGTGGGAAGACCTCCCAGATATTCTGTGAGGGAAAAAGCAAGGTGCAGGAAGTCTGGGCAGGAAGCTTCAGTTTGTATAGAAAGAGAAGAGACAATGAAGATTTCCTCGTATTGGTGAAGACTCTCTTTGCAGGGAAACATAAACAACTTGTTCccatggtgcgcgggcttctcattgtggtggcttctcttgttgcggagcacgggctctaggcgcgcgtgcttcagtagttgtggtgcacaggctcactTGCtccaagcatgtgggatcttcccggaccagggattgaacccacgtcccctgcattggcaagcagattcttaaccactgtgccactagggaagccccccactgaGGCTTTTGACACATAATAAttcctttaatcctcaaaacaacctcaGAGGTGTGCACTGTGATTcccatttacagatgggaaaattgaaGCTGGGGGAAGTGGAGCCTCCAGCTTGCTTTGCTTCCCCACCTCACAACGCCCTAGgactcccccaccccaaattagGCTGAGAAAGAGAAATGCGGGTTTGGTCCCTGGGCGTGGGTTGGGGGTGTTAGCTGCACGGAGCCCACATAGAGCACCTTCCTCACTTAATTTTTCTCCCTAGCACACACCATGCTCTGCTGTGGcatgcatttttcttatttatcttgtttttgtCCATTTCCCCCATTAGTGTGTCAGCTCCCCCAGGGCTGGAGTTTTTGGTTAACCTTGTCAGGGCTGTGTCCCAGCTCCCGATACACAGTAAGcactggtgaatgaatgaatgaatgaatgaatgaatttggcgGAGGAGCCTTAGGAAGTTGGGAGCAGGGACAATtggggacaggagaggagggggcaggaggctAGGGCCAGGATGGGGTGGCACCTGGGGTACAAGGGAGTGGATGGCTTGGGGACGTTTTGGGGACAAAAAGAAAGGAGCAGAACTCCTGCCAGCCGGGCTCTGGAAGGATGGAGGTGCCAGTAGCCGAGATGGAGAAGTGGGTGGGCAAGATAGGGGAGCTCCGAAGGTGACCGTCAAGATAGGAGGGGCTACTTGGTGATGCAAGCCGCGGTGCACCCCAGAAGCCTGGATTAACAAACTGCTCCCAGGTGCTCAGGGGCCGCCTCTCGAACCAGGAACCTGGCTGCACCTAATTGAATGGTGATGACAGAAACAGAGGGACGCCTGGCTTGAGATCCTCGGTCCAGCACCAGCTTATCCGGCTCGGGTTCCTGCGTGGCGCGAGGTGGGGGAGCCGGGAGGGGTGCGCAGGCGCAAAAGGGTGGGTCGGGGCGCGGCGGAGACCATGGCAAAACTTGCCAGGCAGGACCAaaatgccccccccccaaaaaaaagctttttaggcagaacacacacacacaccccacacgtTCGTTCCTCCTCCTAGCTGCAGGGGTCACCCTGACCCAGGCTTTGGAGATAGAAGCGCCAGGTCCCAAGACCAGGGCTCTGCCTGTGACCCTCCCTCTCTACTTcatcctcctcccctttcccttctcctcccctgtcCTTCTTACTTCCCTTTCTCTGgaccctctcctgccctcccaggACTTGATTTGTGCCTCAGGCTCCAGGACCTCTTTCCACCGCCtgttccctccccacagcctggggaaaccgaggcctaGAGTTCAGGCACAGTGGGAAGGGCACAGCCAGCAAAGGCAGAGCCCCTGCCACCCCAGtccaaacaattatatgccattTAAAACTCCTAACAATCCTAAGAGCTCGGGACTATTATTAACCTCACCTTAcggatagggaaactgaggcccagagcagtgaTGTGCCAGGACATATTGGGTGGGATTCGAACCTGTGCCTATTCCACACAGATGTCCCCGGCTATGGGCCGCGACCCGGCAAAGACGGGCAAAGGCTCTGCTGCCACCTGGTGGACACTTGCGGCAGCGCTGTTCGGGTGGAGTCGCCTCTCGCCTGTCGGACGGCCCAAGCAAGGGGCCAGAGCCAGGAGGGTGTAGGACTGATGCCCTGACCGCCCTTCCTCCATCATGTTCTCCGGCCAAGTTTCCCAGTTTtcacaacctaagtatccacctGGAAGACATGGACTAACTAATCTCCTTCCCATGTTGGGCTCACGACTTCTTCAGCACAGAAAGACCCCAAAATGCGGGGGGGGGGAAAGCATTAATtggaatatatacaaaaaaattaaagagcacAGATAAAGGTAATTCTGTAATTATAAAACACAGCATACAGgcatatttcttctccttttctctcatctgattttaaaaagcgggtgtataaaaatatatattaattttatttgtggGCCTATAACATgtagaaatgtaatatatttgtcAGTAATAGCGCAAAGGAGATGAGAGGAACAAAGCTGTATTGAAGTCAGGAAATGACACCAGGTAGTAATGTTACTGAAATTGCAGTCTggctgctcgctgctcaaaagccaataaagaggcaagctagagcttccctggtggcacagtggttaagaatccacctgccaatgcaggggacacgggttcgagctcaggtcctggaagatcccacatgcgtggagcaactaagcctgtgcgccacaactactgagcctgcgctctagagcccgcaagccacaactactgagcccgtgtgccacaactactgaagcccacgcacctagagcccgtgctctgcaacaagagaagccaccacaatgagaagcccactcacctcaacgaagagtagcccccgctcaccgcaactagagaaagcccacgcttagcaacgaagacccaacgcagccaaattaattaattaattatttaaaaaaagtgaaataccacttcacacctgttaaaatggctagcatcaaaaagacaagagtgggacttctctggcagtctaGCGGTTaaaactccgtgcttccactgcagggggtgtgggttcgatccatggtcagggaactaagatagcACATGCCTGCTGtgcgcccccccaaaaaaaagaagacaagagataacaattggaggtgagaatatggagaaaaaggaaccctcttgcactgttggtagaaatgtaaattgatgaagtcactatggaaaacagtatggaggttcctaaaaaaaattaaaattagaactaccatatgatccagcaattccacctctgtaTATTTAACTGACGGAAAACAATAACACTCactcaaaaagatatttgcactcccatttcattgcagcattatttacaatagctaggacatggaagcaacctatgtgttcatcaacagatgactgtataaacaaaatgtggaatatgtATACAAGGGACTATTAGCcattgaaaagaaggaaatcctgctatttccaacaacatggatggaccttgagggtattatgcttagtgaaataagtcacacagagaaaaacaaatactgtatgatccccaCTTACGTGTAGATACCACACATaggttccatttatatgtggaatctaaaaaaaatgaactcatagaaacagaatagattggtggttgccagaggtgggggtggggtaggggagatgggtgaagggagtcaaaaggtacaaacttccagtgacaagataaataagttctggggatgtaacgtacagcatgatgactatagttaacaatactgtattgtatatttgaaatttgctgagagaatagatcttaaaagttctcaacacaagggaaaaaaactgtaactatgtcaggtaatggatgtgttaacgaaacttattgtagtgatcatttcacaatatatacgtatatcaaatccttatactgtacacctgaaactaatacagtgttatgtgtcaactatatctcaataaaactggggaaaaaaagaaggaaagcagtAAAGGAAGAATAGAGGAAAGACAAAAAAGACGTAGGacacatagaaaaacaaaaagtaaaatggcagATGTACTATTGTTAAGGTGACAACACTCCCccaattgatctacagattcaaaacaatccctgtcaaaatcccagctggcttctttgcagaaattgataAGTTAATCCTAAACTTCATATGAAAATCTAAGGGACCCCAAATAGCTTTTTTGATCTTGAAAAACAAGATCAAAACTGTAGAATTCACACTTCCCagttcaaaacttactacaaagctacagcaatcaaaacaatgtggtaccgGCATAAAGGtggatatatagatcaatggaataaaattaagaatccagaaataaacacatttatctTTGACAAGACAATTCAAaggggaaagaataatcttttcaacaaatggtgctggaacaactgaatatccacatgtgaaagaatgaagttggaccgtTGTTTCATatcacacataaaattaactcaaaatggatcaaaagcctaaatataagagctaaaattataaaagtattagaagaaaacatagaaataaacataACTCTGTATTAGGCAGTAGTTTCTTAGACATAACATCACAAGcacaagcagcaaaagaaaaaatagataagttggacttcaaaattaaaaacttttgtgcttcaaaggactcCATCAAGACAGTGAAACGTTAAcccacagaatgaaaaaaaatttgcaaatcatatatctgataagaaacTATGAATCTCTAGAATATATGAACaacacttaaaactcaattatttttttaaaaaaccactcaatttaaaaatgggcaaagaatttgaatagacatttctccgaagaagatatacatatggccaataagcacaggaaaagatgcccaatatcattagtcatcagggaaaagcaaataaaaaatacaatgagataccacttcacacccactaggatggttataataaaagacaaataattaaAAGCGTCAGTGAGGAAGTGAACTTGGAGCCCTCACACattactgatgggaatgtaaaatgatgcaggaattttataaaatactctggcagttaaacatagaattaccatgtgacccagcaattccacctctagCAATacctaagagaaattaaaacatacattGACACAAAGATTTGCACGCAActgtcattatttacaatagccaaaaagtggaaaccacgaaaatgtccatcaactgaagaatggatgaacaaaatatatctacacaatagaatattattcagccataaaaagaaatgaagtactgatccaTGGTATAatgtgaatgaaccttgaaaatatatgctaagtgaaagaagccaatcacaaaagatcTCActttgtatgattccaattatgtaaaatgtctagaatagggaaatccatagagatagaaagtagattcttagtacccctgggctggggaagggggagagaatgGAAAGTGACTGCTAAGGGTAAGGGGCTTCTTTGGGGGattatggaaatgttctaaattttaCGGTGATGTTGCACaactgtgtgcgtgtgtatatatatatatatatatccatatgtatCCATATGTAtccatatgtgtatatgtatatatatatatacatacacacatatatatctgtaaatgcaatttaaaaaaccattgaattgtacaatttaaatgtGTGAATTGTATGGCATGTGAACTATATCTTAATTAAgccattattaattttttacttaataaaaaaaaattctaattggGCTCATttgtcacctcctccaagagcCCTCCCTCCTAAAATAAACCCTCCAATTTACcctctttcctctttgcttttcttcacaGCCTGACATGGTgagttctttccttttccattctcCGTTTCCCCTCCAGGAGAGCCTCTTTTTGCCCCAACAAATTGCTAAGCCAGGAGCCCCTCAAAGGTGGGGCTGCACCTTGATCAGTTCTagcgcctccccccgccccgccccacccccccgtCCCCCGCTGCCCCAGGATCTGTACTGGAAGCAAGCAGATGGGGTTTGAATATCTGCTACTATGAAACACAAATCAGACACCCctccataataataataactaccactCCATCTCTTAATGAACGTTAGCGATTGTTAATCGCTCTGTCCCTGgcgttttactttttttttagtttatctaatttttctttttttttttttttagtttatttttggttgtgttggatcttcattgctgcgcgcgggctttctctagttgtggcgagcaggggctactcttcattgaggtgcgcagccttctaattgcggtggcgtctcttgttgcggagcacgggctctaggtacacgggcttcagtagttgtggcacgcgggttcagtagtcgtggctcgcaggctctagagcgcaggctcagtagttgtggtgcacgggcttagatgctccgcggcatgtgggatcttcccggaccagggcttgaacccgtgtctcctgcattggcaggtggattcttaaacactgcgccaccagagaagccctattttATCTCATTATTGTAACATTTCTAGGAGGAAAAACAccagtattattcccatttaacagaAGAGAACTCGAGAACTCCGTTAACACACCTCCGGGAGAAAAGAGACCCGGAGTGGGAAGAAGCGCCGCGACCTCATCATAGCCCCTGGACCACCCTAGGTCCGCTTCTACCTACATAAGGCTCCCCGATAAGTGGAACCCGGAACTGGCCACCGAGACCTCCCGGCGTATCTACAACGCCCGGCATGCGCGCGCGCCGACGCTCCCTTACGTCGCGTTTGAACAGGAGTGCTAATCTCCCCCGGTCTTGGGAGTTGTAGTCTCGCCGCAAACGGAGGCCGGGCTGAGAGAGTTTGGTGGATCTGGAGCCAATGAAGAAGCAGATCTTATTGAGCGCGGGGCCGACGAGCCAATGGGTTCGCGGCATCGAATGGGGGGGACTTCCGTCCACGAAGTCGAGATGAGCGGCTGCGCGAGGCCGGTCACTTCCTTTTCGAGGGTGGCGGCGAGCGTGTATAGGGCGCAATGAAGGCCTCGGGCACGGTAAGACAATCGCGGTGGGGCAGGGAGTTGGGAAACGCGAAGCGGACCGAATCGTGGGCCACGGGAGGAGGCATGGGGCACGCGGGAAGTGCTTGTTCCGGCTAGGTCCCGCGCGCCGCCGTCCCCAGTTGCAGCCAACATGGCGGCCACTGCGGGAGCCGCGTGGGGAGGCCGGCGCATGGCCCTGGCCGGCTCGGGGATCGGGGAGGCCGAGTCTCCTTTCCAGGGGAAGGGACAAGTTGCACGGCGTGGAAACACGCGCCGCGGGACCTCATCGAGcttccgagcctcagtttcctcgtcagCAAAGTGGACAGGGTGGtgggagggcggggtgggggggagggcaaTAGAATTCTGTTTCTCCTGGCATGGCTGTgagagaaatagaagaaatttaTTATAAGTTCGAGCTGACATGGAGAGTGCGAGCCTTATCGCTGTGGAGAGTACTGGGCAAAATCAGAGAGTGTTAATAGCACAGAGATGGAAGAGTAGGCCCTGGGGAGAAACAGTATGGGTGGGTCATTTTCAGCTTTCCAGCCCCAGTTTCCACACTGGAAAAGGGACCGACCGCATCGGTATCCCTTCCTGAATGGGTGGTCCGCGAGGCCGATGAGTCAGGTTGACAGAAATAGGAACCGAGTTTGTGAGGTTTGGAGTTATTTTCTATTGATATTAGTAAAATGGTGACGGGTCATCTTATGGAGATGGTTCCTTTCTAGTATAGCACAGGATTTGGACCTGGCAGCCATCTTCACCTTTTGCATCTGTGTAAACAGGGAGCTTACACTTGGGAGTCCAAACCCCTTGGACAGcagctgggaaaactgaggcagctGCAAGTCATGACAGCAGAGCAGGGAGCCCAgagctggtcagggaactggattcTTGTCCTGGTTCTGCCTGGAGTTGGCTGTGAGATCCCAGGCTGGTTactgtctctggggtctggaaTGAAAGAGGATCTTGGCAAGTTAATTGTGAGCTGCCGAGATGCTCTGGAGGAAGGAGACAGCTTGACTGTTCCAGGCCAGCCCatagaaagggagaggaagggagcgGTTGCGACGCTCACCCAGCTTTCCTGAGCCAGGGCCAAGGGCACACAGGCACCTTGGTTAATCCTCCCCACTCTCACTCCCTTTTATGTGGAAGGTTCAGACAGTGGCATGACCCACAGTCAGCCAGATTTCGCAcggaggccctggggtgggactTGCCCTTCTCCGTCCCCTGATCCAGTTGTCAACGGGCTTGGGAAGGGGAGCAGAGTGAGTCTCCACAGTTACCTCTGGGCTTTGGGTGCCGGCCCCACCTCACCCCCGTTTCTCTTTCAGCTTCGAGAATACAAGGTGGTGGGGCGCTGCCTGCCGACCCCCAAGTGCCGCACGCCACCCCTCTATCGCATGCGGATCTTTGCGCCTAACCATGTTGTTGCCAAGTCCCGCTTCTGGTACTTTGTATCTCAGCTGAAGAAGATGAAGAAGTCTTTAGGGGAAATTGTCTACTGTGGACAGGTATGGGGTGTTTGAGGCTGGGTGGGATCCGGAGAGGATTTACATCCTCCCATGGGGCATCTGTCACCCCACAGAGTTAGCAGACTTTACAAACTCTGGCCTGTTCCCTTGTGCTCTTCAGGCCCTAGGTTGGGATGGAATAGGTGGCTCGGTGCCCTTTTCCTAATGAGAAAGCCCAAGGCCCAGGGAAGGCCTGCTGGGACCCCTTGGTTGAGGCTGGGCCTCAtctggaaaggggtgggggagatgctGGACTCTGCACTGTGAGGCTGCGTTGGGCAGCAGATGGTTTTTGGCCAGATGGTCCCAGGAGAGTTGTGTTGAGGGGTGGTCTAGAGCTGTGTTGGTCCCCATGGGGGAAGCATCTCAGCCTGGACTGCTCTGCACCCGTGCTGTTGCCATGGGAACTCCCCTTGCACAGCACGTTTCCCCTCAGATGTCTGAAGGTGCAGGGACTGGGAAACAGGCAAgagaggcctgggggctgggctgtCCTTTGGAGCGGCAGGGCGGGGCGGGAGCAGAGGTTCGGGGATGGAGGGGGTCTGATTGAAGCTCACTTGCTGCTCTCGCCTCAGCTGGTCTCCTCTGTTTGGCAGGTGTTCGAAAAATCTCCCCTGCGGGTGAAGAACTTCGGCATCTGGCTGCGCTATGACTCCCGCAGTGGCACCCACAACATGTACCGGGAGTACCGGGACCTGACCACAGCCGGCGCTGTCACCCAGTGCTGTAAGCCACCGGGTCCCTCCTTTAGGCTCACAGGGCAGGCACTTGCGGCTCAGTCTGGCATCCTTCCTGCCAGACTGAGGCAGGACAAACGCAAGAGCTTCCTTGGGGGCAGGTGGGAGTCCCAGGGATGGTGACGGGAGGCACAGGAGGTGTTGCTTTGGGGGCAGGAGGAGTGGAGAGGATGCCCCAAGCACACCTTTTTCTGGAACCTTGGCAGCAAGGGGACTTAGGAGATTGGAGGGAGGGTACTCGAGTCGTTCCTGAGCTGGTTCAGTCGCCCACCACCAACTGCATCTGGAACCTCCTTGAGGTTTGAGGTCAGCCCCTTGTGTAGAGGCAACTGCCGCTCAGAACCTAATCCAGCCCCTGTCCAGTGTTGGGACCTGCCATTCGCAGACCCAGGTGCTCCCAGGGTGGGTCACCTACCAGGACCAGAGACCAAGCACCTAAACCCAAGAACTGCTGTTTCTTGTAACAGCAGTTTAAACAGAGGTGCTAACAGCAAGTGGATCTTGTCGCCTTTGGGGGCCTGCAGCCATGCCCCTCAAAGTGAATTTGGAGGTTCTACACACTCGGTAGCCAGTACCTGCTGGGACCAGGTGCTGTGGCCACTTGTTCCCCAAGTGCCCCCATTCCTGATCCTTGTAGACCGAGACATGGGCGCCCGGCACCGTGCCCGGGCCCACTCGATCCAGATCATGAAGGTAGAGGAGATCGCAGCCAGCAAGTGCCGCCGGCCAGCAGTCAAGCAGTTCCACGTGAGTGCCCTCGGGGCCCTGCTGGGCAGGCAGCTCCTCCAGACTTGGGAGATGCAGTAAAGCACCGGGTTTGACGCAGGAGCCCAGTGGGGGTGGCCACACCTCAGTGGTCCCTGGGAGACAAGGTTAAGAGCCTCCCCACAACCCCCTTGCCTGCCTTTTCTTATTACAGGACTCCAAGATCAAATTCCCACTGCCCCACCGGGTCCTCCGTCGCCAGCACAAGCCACGCTTCACCACCAAGAGGCCCAACACCTTCTTTTAGATGCAGGACCTCCCTGTCCCCAGGTCTGCCCAAATAAAACTCGCTGGGAAAACCGGGCGCTCAGATACAGTTGTTTTCTTTGCACACCCTGCAGAACTCAAAAGGGTGCAGCCAAGCTGTGAGTGCTCTGGGAGGAGTCCTCTCCTCGAGTAGGACCCTGACATTGGGTTCTCCAGAAGGGGAGCTCTAGGAAtggccagcccctgcccccctCAGCTCTCGGTGCCAGCAGGCAGCTCTGTGCTGTGAGCTTCGGGGTATGCTGTATGGCCACAGGTTTGGCCCCCAGATCTTTCTTACCTGCCTTGTTAGACACAGTTCTCAGCTCTGTGcctccccccgccgccccccattTCTGTGGTGGTGAGATGACAGCTGCACCCTGGGGGAGATCAGGTTGATGGGGTTGGTTTCATTCTGTGTGTGGCCTTCCCCACCCAGCCTACAACCCTGGTCAGGATCCTCACAGCAGGCACAAGGGGGCGTCCAAGAGGGTCATGAGCCTGCTGTGCTAGCTTGTTTCCCCTTCGCCAGCTGGAGGCCCCTTGAATGAAGCTGTCCTAATCCTGCCCAAGGAGGTCAAGGTTTCACAGTGGGCATCTGTCTCCTGGAATTCCAGGCATGAAGCTAATCCCACCCTGGCCTGAGCTCCTCAGCCAGGAGGCTGAGGCACAGCTAAGCGCTCAGATGTTGGGAACATCTGTCCTTGGTGTGTCACCCTGGGCAACCCTGGCCCTTTGAACCTTGAGTGTCCTCTTCAGAAGGTCTGGACACTGACCCGATCTGCTCAGTTGACAGGCCTTAGGGAGTCACTACTCTGCAGGTGGTGGATACACAGGTCAACGAGGACCTGCCTTGTGTTCCAGAGAGCCGTCGATTGGgaagaagctgaggcacagaggggtagTTGAGGGGGCGGGGAGAGCAACCAGTCCTGGAGGGTGGTCCTGGATAGGGGCACagtctccccttccccacctgtggCGGTGGGGCTAGTTGGCAGGATGATCCTGGGTGGTTTCCAGAAAACCAGCTCACTTCAGACCCCACCTGTTCTTGGAGAGGTGCCCGAGGCAGGGCTCAGGCACAGCCAGCCATTCTCATGGGAAAGACAGGCCCTGGGTCCTTGCTGGCTGCTTTTCCTGTTCCGACACCGGTGCTTCTTTCCCACCTcccgggcctttgcacttgctgagCGCTGTGCCTAGACTACTCTCCACAGATCATCACTGCCTCACTGAAGACTGTAAACCATTGGGTTTCTGTCCCCCACCAGACTGAGTCtgagagggcagggaccatgtgtGTCACTGCGTCACCAGGAGGAGTTAAGTAAGTCTGAGAAGAGTGGTGATGACCTGTATCTGCACCACGTGGGGTAAAGTCCTGGGTCTGGCAATGCTGGGTCAAATTTTTGATGTTAACTCTGCCAAAATGTCTTCCACGGATGTACCAGTTCATTCTCAACAGCACTTAATAAGAAGGGGTCATGTTTTCCTCCAGCCTTGCCCACAACTTGGGTTAGCAAGCCGGTGGCTGAAAAAAACCACATCTTAGGATTTGAATTTGCTTTTCCTTATGCGAAAGCCTTCTGCCCTGATACAAAAGTCgtttatatgaaagaaaaaaatcttacgaAGTTGAACCACTTTTTAAAAGCTCTGGCATCGTTATTCCCTGGCAGTcaggtggttaggactccgcactttcacctctgggacccgggttcaatccctggtcgcggAGCTAAGAtgctgcaagccatgtggtgtgcacccaccccaccccccgaaaAAAAAGCTCAGGTATGTGGGGCAAAAGCctgaaaaaaatctacatatattgcaaatacttttttcctCAGGGTACTTTCTGATGTTTAAGGTGTATTTTGGGGGGCCAGGCCaagtttttctttatgtttccctAGTTGATTTCATTAACCCTGTGCTTTCTGGCAGAAATTCCTAAatattccttctctccttcctcagtAAGAGGAATCTCCATATCTAGATGGTACCCAGAAGTTTCGCAGCCTCCTTTTAACCTAGGGATGGGCATGTGACACTAGCAGTAGTGAGGTGTGCCATTTCCAGGAACTACCATCTGGCTAGAATATAGGCACAAAGGCTGGTACTCCAGCAGCTGTTTTTACCCTGGGTCTGCATGACTAGAACATGAGAAGTAAACACTTGGTAGGCTTTCCAAAGCTGGCTGGAGGTGAGGACCGCTGAGCTGAACCCTCAATCTCCAGTGGGAGTTGAGATGCCAGGACCAAC is a window of Globicephala melas chromosome 3, mGloMel1.2, whole genome shotgun sequence DNA encoding:
- the RPL18A gene encoding large ribosomal subunit protein eL20, whose protein sequence is MKASGTLREYKVVGRCLPTPKCRTPPLYRMRIFAPNHVVAKSRFWYFVSQLKKMKKSLGEIVYCGQVFEKSPLRVKNFGIWLRYDSRSGTHNMYREYRDLTTAGAVTQCYRDMGARHRARAHSIQIMKVEEIAASKCRRPAVKQFHDSKIKFPLPHRVLRRQHKPRFTTKRPNTFF